TTGCAAGCCAGACTGCAATGGAAGGAGGAATGATAGGAGCAAGACAAAGCTTCGATTTTAGTCTGAAAAAAATTGTAGGAGACTGGACTATCGTAGCAGAAGTAAGCGACCTATTTAACCAAAGCTTTTACAGGGTGAGAGGAGTACAGCCAAATGGAAAATATAATAATATAACCAACTTCAACTATCCAAGGCTAATGAGCATCGGAGTTACATACAATTTTGGAAATCAGAAACTGAAAAAAGCAAGGGAAATGAAATCGGCTAATGATGCTGTAAAATCAAGAACCTAATCTATAAAACTTATATCACTAAACCACTCTTAAATAAAACAAACATGAAACGTATAATTTTGTCAATGGCCATCGTATTCGGTACTTGTGCATTTGCCCAGGAAAAGAAATCTGATACGGCAAAAACAAAAAATATAGAAGGTATTACCATTACAAAACAGGTCTTCAAAAAACAAAGCGACCGTTTTGTATATGATGTAGCAGCATCACCTGTGGCTAAAGGAAATACCACTTTTGACCTTCTGAAGCAGACTCCTCTGTTATCTTCAACAGATGATAAAACATTGAAAATTGCGGGAAAAAATAATGCCCTGATCTATATCAACGGAAGAAAAAGCAATATGGATTCTGAGTCTCTGGCTCAGTTTCTGAAAAATACTCCGGCAGAAAACATCCAGAAAATTGAAGTAATTACCGTTCCGGGAAGTGAATTCCAGGTGGAATCTTCGGATGGAATCATCAACATTGTTTTAAAGAAAAAAATGAGTGATGGTCTTAGCGGAAACATGAGAATGTCTAATACCACCAATAAATACAACGGAAGCCAGGCCAGCTTCTCAGCCAATTACCGAAAAGGTAAACTGGGTGTGAGCGCTAACCTTAGCGGTGGTGAAAATATAGAGGCACAAACCTACACTTTAAGAAACGGAACTGCCAAGACATCTAACGAATCTACGGGAGATATTGATGATCCGAACAAAAATATTGGAGGTTATCTGAATATTGATTATCAGCTCAATGATAAAAGTAACTTAGCTTTATCATGGAATACCTGGGCCAATAAAAGCTATAATTCAACGGTAGGTTTATTTAATACCATAAAAAAAGAAAATGCTGAAAAACCAGAATACACCTGGTCCAAAAACAGAGAGGATGCAAGATCTTATAACAATTCGGTGAATCTAAATTATGAATTAAAAACAGATTCATTAGGCAGCAAACTGAATGTAAATGCGGCTTACCTTAACTATAGAAGATTTCAGTTCACGGATAACCAAACCTTCGCTTCGGATATCAACAGAGGTGTAGGTGAAAGAACAAGACAAGTTCTTCAGGACCTTCCACAGATCATTAATAATTTCTCCGGAATGGTAGATTATATTCAAAAGTTTAAAAATGATCTGACCATTTCTGTAGGAGGAAATTATAACAAAACCAAAACAGACAACGATTCTAAAAACATAACGTATTCTTTTGATCCCGTAGAAGCTCCGGATTCAAGACCCAATCATTTTATCTATGATGAAAACATCTACGGTATGTATGTAACCGTGGAGAAAAAGATCTCAGATAAAATTTCCGGAAAAGTAGGAGCAAGATATGAGATCACCAACAGTCTTGGAACGTCTGATAATGCTCCTACAGACGAACTTAAAAGGATTGAAAGAAATTACAACAATATCCTTCCTTATCTGAGTTTCAACTACGCCATTAATGATAAAAACAATATTTCTTACTCCTTTTCAAGCAGGATGAGAAGGCCGAGCTTCTGGGAAATCAATCCGGTAAGAAACATTCTTACAGATGATAATTATACTCAAAACAACCCATTTGTAAAGGCTTCATCTACCTATAATCAGGAGCTTACATACATGTACAAAAATTCATACTTCCTGATTTTAAACCATTCTTACATTCAGGATGCTATTACACAGGTTCCGCTGCAGGGTTATCCGGTATCACCTGATGGTAAAGTAGGAGAAAATCCTGTTCTTAGATATATAAGAACCAATTTCGGAAATAAACAGGAAATGTCTGCTATGGTGGGAATTCAGAAATCATTCTTTAAACAATACTGGACCACCAACTTTAATATTGGAGTACAGCATAACATCAATAACGGAAGCCTTGATACAGATCCTACAACAGGAGACCGATTCAGAAATGAGGATGGTAAAGATATAGTATACACAAATAAAACAAATTCTACCAGTCTTTTGATTCAGACCAACAACACGATCCGTCTTGATAAAAAGAAAACATGGTTCTTTGGTGTTAATTATTTCTTCGTTGACAAACAGCAAATCGAACTTGGACTACTGAAAGGTTTAATGAGCTTAGACCTCAGCCTTAAGAAAATGTGGAACGACTGGACTTTTGCTGTGAATGTGAATGATGTCCTGAATACCAACATCGTTAAAATTGAAGACTTCCAGGAGAACGGAAATTACAATTACATCCACCAAAACCGTTACAACAGAAGCTTTACGGTAAGTCTTACCTACAATTTTGGAAACCAGAAAGTGAAAAAGGTACGAGACATCGAAGGCGCATCAGATGCTATCAAAAGCAGAACAAGATAAAAATTATCTTTCTTCATATTCAATTATTCTTACAGTATCCGCTGATTTTTTTCAGCGGATTTTTTTATATTTAATAGATAATTCTGACAAAAAATAACACGTTCTGATGATTCAAAACGTGTTATTCATTTATAATTTAATTGTATTTATTCAGATTTTGCAACAGCTGTTCTTTCTGAAACCCCATTGGCATTGAAAGCTTCAATCTGGAAATAGTATGCATCTGTTCTGTCTGCTCCTGTAAAGAAATATTCATTTTTTCCGTATACCATAATGCTTCCGTACAGTTTATCAGGAGACTTTCCAAAATAGATTACATAGCCGTCTGCATCGGGATTCTGCTGCCATTTCATCCAGATACTTCTTCTTTCACCATATTTCTTAGGATCAGCTCTTAAAGGAACAAAACCTTCCACTTTAGCAGGTTGCTTCCCTGCTCCTTTTCCAAACACTCTGAAACCGCTCAATGCAAATTTTCCTGTAGGCATTTTAAGATTTTCCATTTTAAGAAAACGGGCTTTTGCAGGCTGCTCTAATTCTACGTAATCGTGAGGAACATCTTTCGTGTTTTTGCTTTTATCCACAATCACATTCCATTTCTTCCCATCATTGGAACCGTAGATTTTATATTGGTGCATTTTCCCTAAGGTTTTCCCCATAAACTCTGCATCCTGATCTGCATAATTGATCTGAATGGCATTGATGCTAGAAACTTCTCCAAGATCCGTCTGGAACCACTCTCCGGAATTTCCGGTTTTAGCACTCCAGTAAGTTTTGATATCCTCATCTACGGCATAGTTGGGCTGATAACCTCCCAAAGTAGATGAAACCTGAACTGGTTTATTATAATTCAACAGCATCCATCCTGCAAAAAGGCCTTTTGTAAAATCTTTTCCTTGCGCATACTGCGGAAGGTATGTTGGATAATCACCATATGCCGTATTACAATACATTACATCGTCCTTATCAAAACCTGCCGGCCAGATTCCCAGTCTTCTTTCAAAATTATTTTTAGTGGAAATAAATATGGTGGAAATGTGCCACCAGTTTTTATAATTATCTTCAAAGGTAGCTCCGTGGCCTGCTCCTCTGGCAAAACCTCCCGGTTTATAAGAAAATGGATTATGTTGTTGATATTCAAAACCTTCCAAAGGACTTTTGCTTACATATACTCCATCCGAATATCCGCTGAATTCTGTTGCCGGAGCACCATACTGCATATAATATTTTCCGTTATGTTTTGTCATCCAGGCCCCTTCTACAAAAGGCTGAAGAAAAACATTATCATTGTATTCCCCGAAACGTTCCCATCCATGGTCTTCAGGTTTTAATTTAATAATCGGTTTCACAAAACCTTCGGACTGAAGATTTTTCACTTTCACTTCTGTTCCCAGCAATGGCCATTCGTTACTTGAGCCCCAATACAGGTACAATTTATTTTTGTCTTCATCATAATGGAATGCCGGATCCCACGCTCCTACTTTTAAAGTATCCACTGCAATTTTCCAGTCATCTTTGGTGGGGTTTGTACTTTTCCAGATCGGGAAATCCTGTTCCCAGGTAGATCCATAAACGTACAGGGTATCTTTCATAGCCCAGACCGCCGGAGCATTAAGATCATGGGTATATTTATTATCTCTTAAAAATTTCCTTTTCACAAACTTCCAATCCAGCATGTCATCACTGTACCAGTACCCTTCCTGATTGGTCGAAAAAAGAAACAGTTTATTTTTAAAATTAACAATCACGGGATCTGCCGTAGCACGGTGTTTCCCTTGTTTTGAAAAAACTTCAAAAGGCGTATAACCATAATCGATATTGATGGGATTGCAGAACGTTTTCTGCTGAGCACCCACAATCATTCCGAGAAAGATTGCTAATGACAGAAAATATTGTCTCATTTTTAGATTTTAAAGATTGAAACAAAGTTAGGTAACTTTTTTGGGTTTTCTCCAAATAAAGCCATCCAGCAGATAGTGAGTGAGCTGTGGTACGACTAATAACGGAACCAGAAACTGAAACCATTTTTCTGAGATCATCACATTCAAGGAAAAATGCTCATTCCAAACCAGCGTTTCCCACAAAAATTCTTCCAGAAAGGCGAACAATAAAATGACACCGATAAATAGAAATATTCCCGAAAAAGATTTAAAAATCTGCATTCCATTCAACTTACTATTTTCCTTTTGCTGTATTTCCCGGATATAAATCAAAGCGATATAAGGAATTCCGTGAGAAACTACATTCAGAAAAGTAAAAAGAAGATCATTGTTGAAGTACACTATACCAAAATACCAGGAAAGAAAAGTTCCGGTGATCAGAGCCGTTTTAGGAATATTAATTCTTTTTGTTTTAAAAGTTTCAAAAACAGTTTTAATAATCCAAATGATCAGAATTGTAAAATAGATTATGGTAATTAAAGGAACGTAATCCGGAAGATTTTGAAGCCAGTCAAATTCATTGTTAACGAACCAGGTAAAGGCGCGAGGTGTCCTAAACCAATATAACATAGGATAAATTGTTGCAGAATAAACGGCAATCTCATCTATTTTCTTGCTCCAGTTATTCGGTTCAAAGCGCGCATAAATCCTCATAAAACCGTATTGCTGGCGTATAAAATGGAAAACGGCAACCAAAGCCAGTACCGACCAGAATGTCAGATTTCCGAATTGAAACAGAATGATTCCCAAAATCCAACTTACAGCAGGAATTCCGAGATAAAGCAGTTTATTTTTTTGGATCTCTCCTTTTACAAAATAGGTTTTGAACAATGTAGAATAAACATGGGCCACATCTACAAAAACTATAAGAAACAACCATGTGTAAAAAGAATAATGATTTTCCAGCCCCTGAATCTGTTTCTGAAAAAGAAAGATAATCAACAATACCACAAAAGGTGGTGATAAAATAAACCACCAGTCTGTTTTTGCGTTATGTATCCAGGGTTGTTTCATATAACAATTTTATATCATTTTTTCAGCGGTCCGGATTCCCTGATAGAATGCTTCTTCAAAAATAGATATTCCTGAAAGATCAGAATGGGCAAAGAAAATTTTCCCCTCTACAGGTTCTTTTGCTATCCTGGTTTCTTCTCCAAAAATCTGGTTGGGAACAGGAGCAATCATGGCATGTCCTATTTTGTGAAACTGCATTTCCAGAATAAAATCTTCTATCAAAGGGTGGGCTTTCTTAAGATCATTTAAAACTAAATCTTTCAGTTCAGCATCCTTCATGGCGTAGAGCTTTTTTCTTGCTTTTTTACAGTCTCCGGTTGAAAAGCTCTTATAATGGGTAATTACTTTTTCACCCATAATCTGGTTCAAATTCTGATGCTGATCAAAGATATAGCCCAATCCCGAAGATCCATAAATCACATTATCCCAGGCCAGCTCTTCATCTCCACCAAATTCATTCTTTAACGTAATCGTTGTTAAAAGCCACGGCACATAGTGAAATGATGATGCTCTTTTTTGATTAAAAATTCTTTCATTCACAAACTGTGGTGATGCAAACAGTACTTTATCTGCAATAATCTTTTTGGTTTTCTTTTGGGTATTATCAAAACTCAGTACCTCAACTTTATCATTGATTTTCACATCAAAAACCAGATTTTCAGACATATGTTTTCCCTCTGTGTATTTTGAAAAGTGTTTGGCAAGTCTTGCATTTCCTTCCGGCCATGTGAAGACCTGATCTTTATATTTCGTGCTCCAGTTGTTCTTTCTACCTGCGAAATAATGAATTCCTGCCCATGCCGAAACGTAGTCTATACCCAATCCGAAATCGTCTCTGCAGGAATAATCCAGCAGCCAGAGAAGTTCTTCAGAGTGATAGTTATTTTCTTTGAGCCAATCTTTAAAAATGATTTTTTCAAGCTTTAAAACCTCATCTTCTCTGCTGGAATCATGTACAGGAATAGCGAACCAATATTTTCCCTGTGGATCTTTCTTCAGACGAAATTCATCCATCAACTTAAAAAAGCGGTTAAGCTCTTGCTGAGTTTCTCTTGAAATACCTTTTTGAGGAACAATATCGTTCTGCCAGGAGTTTTTATAAAACAGTCTTTCCTGTTGTGGAAAAGTCATTTGGTATTCATCAAGAATAGGTTCTCCATTCTCTTCAGTTCCCAGGCAGATTTCACATTCTTTCAGAAATTCTATGATTTCAAGGTTTTCCTTATTGGGTAAAGGTAAATAATGTGCCCCCAAAGGAAATTTTGAAAATGAATTTTGTCCGTTGGAAGAATTTCCTCCCAGATGATTTTCCATTTCAAGGAGAAGATAATCCTGTTCATTATTCTGGCTGAAGAATCTGCATGCCGAAAGTCCGGAAATCCCACCACCTACGATAAGATATTGGGTGTGGATAACTTCTGAAAACTGTGGAAAATCTTTTGCCCACAACTTATGCCCGAGAACATGGTTGGTCCCGGTGATCTTCAGCAGCAATGATTTTACTTTCTTTCTGCAATACTGCAAAAAAGGAAGCATAAGGCTACCTAAAAATATAGTTTTAAGAAAATCCTTTCTACTGTACTTTCCCCCACTCTTCATCGAAATAACGGACTAGTATCTGGTTATCCAGACGGTTAACTTCTACGTCTTTCACTTTCATATCTTTACTGAAATAAGACATCTGTGAAAAGTTATAATCATAATATTTTAACCCAGGCAGCTTTCTGTAAATCCTGTTGTTGATGGGTTCAAATGAAGCCATAGAAAACCCCCATTCTCCAAAAGACGGAACATAGGTATGATATGCTGCTGTGAAAGGAAAAATCTGATTGATTGTTTTTTCAATGCACCAGAAAGATTTCGGGGCAAAATACGGAGAGGTGGTCTGAACCACAATTTTGGTATCAAGGGTAGTCAGCTTCTCCAGTTCTTTATAAAATTGCAGCGAATATAGCTTTCCTAAGCTGTAGTTGGACGGATCCGGAAAGTCTATGATAATGACATCAAACTTCTTTTTGCTGTCTTTTACCCAAATGTAAGCGTCTTTATTGATGACTTCCACTTTAGGATTAGAAAAAGAGCTTTGATTCAGCCTGCGCATGGTTTCGTTGGTCTTGAAAAACTGAGTCATTTCTCCATCAAGATCCACAAGTGTTACTTTTTTAACGTCTTTGTATTTTAATACTTCTCTTGCAGCAAAACCATCACCACCTCCGAGAATCAGAATGTTATCAATATTTTTTGCCATAGACATCGCCGGATGTACTAAAGCTTCGTGATAGCGGTATTCATCGGTGGAAGAAAACTGCAGGTTGTTATTTAAATACAGACGGAATTCGTGAGTATTTCTCGTTAAAACAATTCTTTGATAGGGTGAACTTTTAGTATAGACTACATTTTCACCGTATAGTTTTTCTTCAGAATAAGATAAAATCGTATCTGAGAAAAAGAAAAGTCCTAGCAGAAACGCAAATGCGGTAATAGATTTTACTTTCAGTGATAAAGGTTTTGATAATTCCTTTGTAAGGTAATAACAAAGAAATATCGCAATAGAGATATTAATTAACCCAAAAAACAAAGGTGTTTTTACAATTCCCAGTTTTGGAATTAAAACCAACGGAAAGAGAATCGAAGCCAATAAAGCCCCGATATAATCGAATGCAAAGACGTTTGAAACTAAATCTTTAAACTGCACTCTGTCTTTCAGAATGTTCATCAGGAGCGGTATTTCCACTCCAACGAGACATCCGGTGAAGAAGACAAAAAGGTAGAGAACGCTTTCAAAGTGTGCGAGTGTATTAAACAAAATAAACAGCACCACAGAGCTGATTCCACCTACAATTCCCACCAGGATCTCGATCTCAATGAATTTATCAATAAGATTTCCTTTGATGAATTTCGCAAGATAGGAACCTACTCCCATTGAAAAGAGATATACCCCGATAATGAAAGAAAACTGCTTTACAGAGTCTCCTAAAAGATAGCTCGCCAGGGCTCCGGCCACCAGCTCATAAATCAATCCACATGTAGCAATGACGAATACTGAAAACAATAAAAGCAGCTCAAGAGGAATCCTCTTCTTATCCATGAATTGCCGCGCTTATAATCATTGAAATTCCGATGATAAATGCTCCAAAGACAATAGCCAGGGCTATATTTTTATTCTGAGCGATCTCATGCCATGTTTTCTCCGGTGTAAGTTTTTCGATGATGAAATAACATACAAGAAGGATTGCGATTCCTAAGAATGAGTAAAGAACCGAGTTTAATATGGGTAAGAAATTGATGTTGTCCATAGTTTTTATATTTTTATTTGTGATAGTATCTGTAAAATCCTACTCTGGAATGGCTTCTGGTAGTTCCGTCACGGTATGTTTCCGTTTTGGCACAGTCACATACCTGATTTCCCTGGTAAGTAAGGTACACAAACCAGGTCATGAAAAGTCCTCCGATCAGACAGAGAATCCAGTTTTGTCTTATGTAATTTAATATTTTGCTCATCATGATGTAGCATAAGGGGTATTTGAACTGTTTTTCCATTTATTGACATTAAAGAAATGTCTTCCTATCCACATAGCCACAAAGAGCGCAACCATTATGAATAAAATAAATCCGAAGTTCCAGAATGAAACGGGAAGCCAGGTTGCCTTGATTTTAACATCGTTATTGGATGCAATAACATCTGTTGTAAGTCTTAGCCCTTCAGCATTGATCAGAGAGTCTATTTTTGAAGTTCCAAAAGATGCTTTCACCAGTTTACCCAATTCTGTTGTATCTTTTTCTAAAGTCTTTCCATCTATGAAAGTGGTAGATTGTGCTTTATAGATATCTGTAACATCTAGAATTCCTGACTTATCTCTGGAGATCAATACTTTTGAATCTGGTGACTGAAGACCTGAAAATGCAGGTAATAAAGACCCTTCTTTTTCGGCTGAAATAAGAAAATGATATTTCCCTGAGCTTACCCCGCAAAGATTAAAGTTTTCAGACTGGCTTCCTTCCGACCAGCTTTCACCATCTTCGTAACCGTGGTATTGTTCGATATCTTTTGAAGTATATACAACTTCATTGGTATTCTCATTCACAAGGCTTAGCTGAACATTGGCCCACGAATTATCCACTGCTGAAAAAGCATTGACTCTTAATGGTGCTGAGCCTCCTGATAGGGTAAAACTTTTACTGACAAGTTCTTTATCTTTTATGTCGGCAAAATTTATTGACTGTTCAAAAACAGTCTCATTCGTTCTTGAGGTATATACATATAGCTGAAACAGACATATCATTAATGCTGCTATACAAAAAATGTTTACAGCCTGTTTAATATCAAAATAATATGGCTGTACGATTCCTACTCCTGTATAATAGGGCATATGAGCTATTTTAAAAGCCCTTTTGATATCATATTTTGAAATGTGGACTCCATAGAAGTATTGATTTTTTTTACCTACCGTCTCTTGTGAGATCATACGGGTTCCATTGACGTATTCTTTGTAAGTAGCAATACTGAAATCCAGATGTTCATCAAAAAATCCAGCTGCCGCATCGATACTGCATGGGGTATTTTCATACCAGCGATAAGTTCTTCCCGCATAACTTGCCAATTTAGAACTTTTACTTTTAAAATCAGCGGGGTGCATTGAAAGCAGGAAAACCCAATGCCCATCACTTTCACTCAGGAAAGCATCATTTCCTTTACTATCTTTTAAAGAATATTCCCGCCAGAAAATACTGTTTCCGTATTTTCTGACAGTAATTGCAACGACCGTATATTCTACACCTTCAATTTTTCCTTTTTGCCCAACGTCTAACACAACGTTTTCGGTTGGCACTTTCAAATGTTTAATTTGTTTGTTTCCGGCTGCATCAATGAGATGGGAACAGGTTTTACAAACATATTCTTCAACAGAAAAGGTGAGATCTAATTTATTTTCTGATTCGCATGCTGGGCAGACATAGTGCATTTTTATCTGTAAATTTTGTGTTTCTGAATGGTATTAGCTTTAAAATACTGAACCACTTCATCTGCAATCTGCTCTACTTTTGTGGTATTGTCCTGTGTATAATTACAAAGAAAGACATCAAAAGTAAGCTGTTTAAATTCCGGCCACGTATGGATACAAAGGTGAGACTCTTTCAGTATTACTGCGGAAGTAAAACTATCGTTTTCAAAAATATGATTGGTAACTCCTACAATTTCTACATCTTTTGTTTTCAGAATTTCTTCTGTAAACGCCAGAAAACCTTTGCTGTCTAATAACAAATCTTCTGACTCTGTTTCCAAAGTCAGAAGAATATGTAAACCTTTACTTGATAATGGGTTCAATTAATTTTTTCGTAAATATATTATTTTTTTGGAAGAAAAACCTCAGCAAGCATACATCTTGCGCTTCCTCCACCATTTACTTCAATGGTATTCAGGTCTGAATAGATAATTTCGCAGTATTTTTCAATCGCAGCTACCTGTTCAGAAGATAAAGACTGATAAGCTGTCTGGCTCATCACCAGGAATTTCTCACCTTCTTTGTTCTGAACCTGAAGCATATTTCCTGCAAACTGCTGCATCTGGTCTTCTGAAATTTCGATGATTTCTTTACCGGAACCTTTAATGGTTTCTATTACTTTTTCTCTTTCCAGTTCATCATCAATACAGTCCAGACAGATTACTACAAACTGATCTGCTACACACATCATTACATTGGTGTGATAGATAGGAAGTCTTTCTGTTCCAACTGTCTGGAAAGAATGGAAAACAACGGGGGTGAATCCGTATTTTGAACAGAATTCTCTGAACAGTTTTTCATCCAGTCTCAAAGAAACAGAACCGTAAGCAATTTTGTTATCGTGATCGAAAATCATGCTTCCTGTTCCTTCCAGAAAATGTCCCTGAGTTTCAGGAAAAGACCAGTCATCAATTTCAGCAACTTCAAAGCCCTGATCTTTGATACTTTCAATAATATCTTCCCTTCTTTCTACTCTTCTGTTGGAAGCGAACATCGGATATAAAACCACCTTCCCGTCTTTATGGAAACTCACCCAGTTATTCGGGAAAATAGAATCCGGAGTATGAGGATCCAGTGTGTCCTTTATGGTGATCACATTGATTCCTTTTCCTCTCAGCTTTCCGACAAAGGTATTGAACTCTGCCAAGGCTTTTGACTGGATATCCAATCCTGTCTGTTCTACCTGAAAGTAATTATTTTTTGCTGTTTCAGCGTTGTAACCGAATGCAATCGGCTCTATCATTAATACTGTATCTGTTGTTTGCATTTTTTTATAAGTTTGAGGGTGTTAGTGTATGAGAGTTGGAGAGGCTGAACAGCATTTTACAAATTATTCTCTTCTTTATTCACTGAAGAAAATGAACACCACTTTTCTGACTGGCTCATCATATTAACTAACATCCCTATTATTTGGTTATACTTGTTGTGCAAATTATTGTATTGCTCGTCATTCCTATAATGGCAGGCAAAAGCAAATTGAAGCCATGTTTGGGTTTCTCTTGCTTCTCCCTCCGAATCTGTAAGCTTAGCAATAAAGGATTTTTCATATTTTCTTTTTCCCCAAGCCTCACTAATATTTGCCGTTACAGATCTTGATGATCTTCTTATCTGATCTGTAAGTGAATAAAGTTCTTCCTTTGGAAAAGATTTTGAGAGTTCATAAATCAGCTGTGCAGCTTCAAATGATTTTTGAAAAACTTTTAAGTCCTGATGAAATTTAATCGTTGACATACACTACTATTTATTTAAAATTAAAAAAATATTCAAATACACCAACACTCTAACTCTCAGACCCTAAAACGCCTTCACTCTCAAACCCTAAAACTCTCCCACCCAATTATTCTCTCACAAGCGGCATTGTAGAGCATCTCAACAAACCACCCATTTTGGATATTTCTCTGTAAGG
This genomic window from Chryseobacterium viscerum contains:
- a CDS encoding TonB-dependent receptor domain-containing protein; this translates as MKRIILSMAIVFGTCAFAQEKKSDTAKTKNIEGITITKQVFKKQSDRFVYDVAASPVAKGNTTFDLLKQTPLLSSTDDKTLKIAGKNNALIYINGRKSNMDSESLAQFLKNTPAENIQKIEVITVPGSEFQVESSDGIINIVLKKKMSDGLSGNMRMSNTTNKYNGSQASFSANYRKGKLGVSANLSGGENIEAQTYTLRNGTAKTSNESTGDIDDPNKNIGGYLNIDYQLNDKSNLALSWNTWANKSYNSTVGLFNTIKKENAEKPEYTWSKNREDARSYNNSVNLNYELKTDSLGSKLNVNAAYLNYRRFQFTDNQTFASDINRGVGERTRQVLQDLPQIINNFSGMVDYIQKFKNDLTISVGGNYNKTKTDNDSKNITYSFDPVEAPDSRPNHFIYDENIYGMYVTVEKKISDKISGKVGARYEITNSLGTSDNAPTDELKRIERNYNNILPYLSFNYAINDKNNISYSFSSRMRRPSFWEINPVRNILTDDNYTQNNPFVKASSTYNQELTYMYKNSYFLILNHSYIQDAITQVPLQGYPVSPDGKVGENPVLRYIRTNFGNKQEMSAMVGIQKSFFKQYWTTNFNIGVQHNINNGSLDTDPTTGDRFRNEDGKDIVYTNKTNSTSLLIQTNNTIRLDKKKTWFFGVNYFFVDKQQIELGLLKGLMSLDLSLKKMWNDWTFAVNVNDVLNTNIVKIEDFQENGNYNYIHQNRYNRSFTVSLTYNFGNQKVKKVRDIEGASDAIKSRTR
- a CDS encoding discoidin domain-containing protein; this translates as MRQYFLSLAIFLGMIVGAQQKTFCNPINIDYGYTPFEVFSKQGKHRATADPVIVNFKNKLFLFSTNQEGYWYSDDMLDWKFVKRKFLRDNKYTHDLNAPAVWAMKDTLYVYGSTWEQDFPIWKSTNPTKDDWKIAVDTLKVGAWDPAFHYDEDKNKLYLYWGSSNEWPLLGTEVKVKNLQSEGFVKPIIKLKPEDHGWERFGEYNDNVFLQPFVEGAWMTKHNGKYYMQYGAPATEFSGYSDGVYVSKSPLEGFEYQQHNPFSYKPGGFARGAGHGATFEDNYKNWWHISTIFISTKNNFERRLGIWPAGFDKDDVMYCNTAYGDYPTYLPQYAQGKDFTKGLFAGWMLLNYNKPVQVSSTLGGYQPNYAVDEDIKTYWSAKTGNSGEWFQTDLGEVSSINAIQINYADQDAEFMGKTLGKMHQYKIYGSNDGKKWNVIVDKSKNTKDVPHDYVELEQPAKARFLKMENLKMPTGKFALSGFRVFGKGAGKQPAKVEGFVPLRADPKKYGERRSIWMKWQQNPDADGYVIYFGKSPDKLYGSIMVYGKNEYFFTGADRTDAYYFQIEAFNANGVSERTAVAKSE
- a CDS encoding NAD(P)-binding protein; its protein translation is MLPFLQYCRKKVKSLLLKITGTNHVLGHKLWAKDFPQFSEVIHTQYLIVGGGISGLSACRFFSQNNEQDYLLLEMENHLGGNSSNGQNSFSKFPLGAHYLPLPNKENLEIIEFLKECEICLGTEENGEPILDEYQMTFPQQERLFYKNSWQNDIVPQKGISRETQQELNRFFKLMDEFRLKKDPQGKYWFAIPVHDSSREDEVLKLEKIIFKDWLKENNYHSEELLWLLDYSCRDDFGLGIDYVSAWAGIHYFAGRKNNWSTKYKDQVFTWPEGNARLAKHFSKYTEGKHMSENLVFDVKINDKVEVLSFDNTQKKTKKIIADKVLFASPQFVNERIFNQKRASSFHYVPWLLTTITLKNEFGGDEELAWDNVIYGSSGLGYIFDQHQNLNQIMGEKVITHYKSFSTGDCKKARKKLYAMKDAELKDLVLNDLKKAHPLIEDFILEMQFHKIGHAMIAPVPNQIFGEETRIAKEPVEGKIFFAHSDLSGISIFEEAFYQGIRTAEKMI
- a CDS encoding polyamine aminopropyltransferase; the encoded protein is MDKKRIPLELLLLFSVFVIATCGLIYELVAGALASYLLGDSVKQFSFIIGVYLFSMGVGSYLAKFIKGNLIDKFIEIEILVGIVGGISSVVLFILFNTLAHFESVLYLFVFFTGCLVGVEIPLLMNILKDRVQFKDLVSNVFAFDYIGALLASILFPLVLIPKLGIVKTPLFFGLINISIAIFLCYYLTKELSKPLSLKVKSITAFAFLLGLFFFSDTILSYSEEKLYGENVVYTKSSPYQRIVLTRNTHEFRLYLNNNLQFSSTDEYRYHEALVHPAMSMAKNIDNILILGGGDGFAAREVLKYKDVKKVTLVDLDGEMTQFFKTNETMRRLNQSSFSNPKVEVINKDAYIWVKDSKKKFDVIIIDFPDPSNYSLGKLYSLQFYKELEKLTTLDTKIVVQTTSPYFAPKSFWCIEKTINQIFPFTAAYHTYVPSFGEWGFSMASFEPINNRIYRKLPGLKYYDYNFSQMSYFSKDMKVKDVEVNRLDNQILVRYFDEEWGKVQ
- a CDS encoding DUF350 domain-containing protein, yielding MDNINFLPILNSVLYSFLGIAILLVCYFIIEKLTPEKTWHEIAQNKNIALAIVFGAFIIGISMIISAAIHG
- a CDS encoding DUF4178 domain-containing protein translates to MPTENVVLDVGQKGKIEGVEYTVVAITVRKYGNSIFWREYSLKDSKGNDAFLSESDGHWVFLLSMHPADFKSKSSKLASYAGRTYRWYENTPCSIDAAAGFFDEHLDFSIATYKEYVNGTRMISQETVGKKNQYFYGVHISKYDIKRAFKIAHMPYYTGVGIVQPYYFDIKQAVNIFCIAALMICLFQLYVYTSRTNETVFEQSINFADIKDKELVSKSFTLSGGSAPLRVNAFSAVDNSWANVQLSLVNENTNEVVYTSKDIEQYHGYEDGESWSEGSQSENFNLCGVSSGKYHFLISAEKEGSLLPAFSGLQSPDSKVLISRDKSGILDVTDIYKAQSTTFIDGKTLEKDTTELGKLVKASFGTSKIDSLINAEGLRLTTDVIASNNDVKIKATWLPVSFWNFGFILFIMVALFVAMWIGRHFFNVNKWKNSSNTPYATS
- a CDS encoding S-adenosylmethionine decarboxylase family protein, which codes for MNPLSSKGLHILLTLETESEDLLLDSKGFLAFTEEILKTKDVEIVGVTNHIFENDSFTSAVILKESHLCIHTWPEFKQLTFDVFLCNYTQDNTTKVEQIADEVVQYFKANTIQKHKIYR